In Sphaeramia orbicularis chromosome 1, fSphaOr1.1, whole genome shotgun sequence, a genomic segment contains:
- the LOC115417561 gene encoding protein dachsous, whose protein sequence is MITSGSSVIDCFGGSNKLVGQVDEGYEGDVELVTDIPAGVGVRLAPFIFPDHLEYLELRFTLGDTVATVHTKKTLDADALAARQNTRTLKLIDINDNRPVFTQREYSTRVSEDSGGLNDTATLLITVVDFDNLNPFFIHSQYQAFIPENQDGSFHTIQPEPIKAQDGDTGINMTVTYSISAVTPGKYQSNFHMDPNSGVLSVVSALDREEMSTNAITVNIKAAQTDDSLKTGVAVVTVTIEDVNDNPPEFDKSEYTVQLLENSPVNTVVLKVTVSDRDQGGFVGTLSISPESVPFSIDSDGTVRVKDSAALDRETLDGIAFYILANETAPPYYTTEAYVSVELLDENDNSPVFNRSKYEGKVFPPQEVGMSLVQVKAEDPDAGMNGQITYTIEFGNEDGYFFLHPETGEITLAKIIPLVENSILEFPLYVTATDGGIIPRSTSAQVHIQAPGDSNPQFLQKVFHGTVMEEQDPGVFIIKVQFLSIAPVVPVVLQVVTESDKFEISDSGEMTTKTKLDYDEAPHNYSVSISLSDGMNSDTAIVEVQVTDINDNSPVFESGSVEAWVPEDADVGYNVTDVPATDKDSGFNKEVRYSLRGGEGRFSVDPLTGTVSVAADLDREAKAEYELQVLAEDQGRPVRSATASLLIRLTDVNDNVPEFSKTEYDVEVPEMASVGTSLLTLSATDPDEGLNRIVSYSITQQTPSSDPPVFEVDSSSGILRLVQALDYSKVNEYHLMVQASDGGTPSLTGNSSVVVKVKDVNNNPPVFSKTNYDVAVPENLASGASILTLEVTDRDEVTFYSCYNTFKNRPGGFSNGYFLLDSDTFDINKQGVVSLRKDITLDRETKDSYILQVMAVDQPVDGLNATAQLNITVQDYNDNAPQFLMIPDPLLIAEGQYSEENPGEVFTIRTTDADLGLNGEVTLSLASPHPVFRFREDGMLLAVGPLDRESREMYDLVVKALDKGTPQRENFTTVRVKVTDINDNRPEFSSNRYVSSVLLKDAEDGKLLLTLSATDKDAGNNSVITYSFIAGDSPYLAINSETGKVTLTSDLADVTEDTTLDLTAMAKDNGQPPLNSTARVVVNLRVHSLTEGVAFASPSYNFSVPENEAKGLTVGRVEASAESDLYSVTYKLRTHVDLFSIDAGSGVIVTGSELDREQQEWFILDVEAVDNRVPPMSAIAVVRVQVEDVNEAPHFPSDLYKASIFSIVPYKTPIMHLKASDPDVGDEAHLVYSLTADSPYVDVEPQSGLLYVVSAVGLDGQTVAVDVRATDPQKLYATVKVEVEVLASASSSDIVSITLNQPANVVEKKIPEMQKSLGQVLGWTVNIVDVSSGGAAASRALRQDVKTLVTFFAVDEDEVVSSEEVVNKLDSHSAAVTAELVKVFGEGLQYDLQEEPLSPPSNMGVVIALGVMLGLSIVGLIVTVTLIVRFKRSEKHADSDKESFHISKHSEGYT, encoded by the exons AAATGACACGGCTACTCTGCTGATTACTGTGGTGGACTTTGATAATTTGAACCCCTTCTTCATCCACAGCCAATACCAGGCCTTTATCCCAGAGAATCAG gATGGATCTTTCCATACGATTCAGCCTGAGCCAATCAAAGCTCAAGATGGAGACACTGGCATCAACATGACTGTAACTTACAGCATCAGTGCAG TGACTCCAGGAAAGTATCAGAGCAACTTCCACATGGACCCGAACAGCGGAGTTCTGTCTGTAGTATCGGCCCTCGACAGGGAGGAGATGAGCACCAACGCCATCACTGTCAACATCAAg GCAGCTCAGACTGATGACAGTCTAAAGACGGGAGTTGCTGTGGTGACCGTCACTATCGAGGACGTCAACGACAACCCCCCAGAGTTCGATAAGTCTGAATATACCGTACAGCTTCTGGAAAACTCTCCTGTCAACACTGTAGTGCTCAAAGTCACCGTCAGTGACAGGGACCAG ggAGGATTTGTGGGAACTCTGAGCATCAGTCCAGAATCTGTTCCGTTCTCCATTGACTCCGATGGGACGGTCCGAGTGAAGGACTCTGCAGCACTGGACAGAGAGACACTTGACGGCATCGCATTTTAT ATTCTAGCTAATGAGACAGCTCCACCCTACTACACCACAGAGGCGTACGTCAGTGTTGAGCTCCTGGATGAGAATGACAACAGTCCTGTGTTTAACAGGAGCAAATACGAGGGGAAAGTGTTTCCACCTCAGGAAGTTGGAATGTCGCTGGTCCAG GTTAAAGCAGAAGACCCAGATGCTGGCATGAACGGGCAAATCACTTACACTATTGAATTTGGGAATGAGGACGGCTACTTCTTCCTGCACCCTGAGACCGGAGAGATCACACTGGCTAAAATAATTCCCCTGGTTGAAAACTCAATTCTGGAGTTCCCTCTCTATGTAACAGCTACAGATG GGGGCATCATACCCCGCTCCACCTCAGCACAGGTCCACATTCAGGCCCCGGGTGACTCAAACCCACAGTTTTTACAAAAAGTCTTCCATGGTACTGTCATGGAAGAGCAGGACCCAGGAGTTTTTATTATTAAG GTTCAGTTCCTCTCAATAGCTCCTGTGGTTCCTGTGGTGCTCCAAGTCGTGACAGAGAGTGATAAGTTCGAGATCTCTGACAGCGGTGAAATGACCACAAAGACAAAACTGGACTACGACGAGGCTCCACATAACTACTCGGTGTCCATCTCCCTCTCTGACGGCATGAACAGCGACACAGCCATCGTGGAAGTCCAAGTCACTGACATCAATGACAACAGTCCAGTTTTTGAGTCCGGTTCTGTTGAAGCTTGGGTCCCAGAGGACGCAGATGTAGGATACAATGTGACTGATGTTCCAGCTACAGACAAAGACAGCGGCTTCAACAAGGAGGTCAGATACTCCCTGAGAGGAGGGGAGGGCAGGTTTTCTGTCGATCCTCTGACTGGGACGGTGAGTGTAGCGGCTGATCTGGATCGTGAGGCCAAAGCAGAGTACGAGCTGCAGGTGTTAGCTGAAGATCAGGGTCGTCCAGTGCGCTCGGCCACGGCCAGTCTGCTGATCCGCCTGACCGACGTCAACGATAATGTCCCAGAGTTCTCTAAGACTGAATATGACGTGGAAGTGCCAGAAATGGCGTCAGTAGGGACCAGCCTGCTCACCTTATCAGCTACGGACCCTGATGAAGGTCTAAATAGGATAGTTAGTTACAGTATTACTCAGCAGACACCCTCATCAGACCCTCCTGTATTTGAGGTGGACTCCTCCAGTGGGATTCTGCGCctggtccaggctctggactacAGCAAGGTAAATGAGTACCATCTGATGGTCCAGGCCTCTGACGGAGGGACTCCCTCTCTGACCGGGAACAGCTCTGTGGTGGTGAAGGTGAAGGATGTGAACAACAACCCTCCTGTGTTCAGTAAAACCAACTATGACGTGGCCGTGCCTGAGAACCTGGCCAGCGGTGCATCCATCCTGACTCTGGAGGTCACTGACAGAGATGAGGTGACCTTCTACAGCTGTTACAACACGTTCAAGAACAGGCCT GGAGGATTTTCCAATGGTTACTTCCTCTTGGACAGTGATACCTTTGACATCAACAAACAGGGTGTGGTGTCTCTGAGGAAGGACATCACTCTGGACAGAGAGACCAAGGACAGCTACATATTACAG GTCATGGCGGTGGATCAGCCAGTCGATGGTCTAAATGCCACAGCCCAGCTCAACATCACTGTCCAGGACTACAACGACAACGCGCCACAGTTCCTCATGATCCCAGACCCGCTGCTGATTGCCGAGGGCCAGTACTCAGAGGAAAATCCAGGAGAAGTTTTCACCATTCGGACCACAGACGCTGACCTTGGCCTCAACGGAGAGGTCACCCTGTCACTGGCCTCCCCTCACCCGGTCTTCAGATTCAGAGAG GACGGGATGCTGCTGGCTGTTGGTCCTCTGGATCGAGAGAGCAGGGAAATGTACGACCTGGTGGTTAAGGCTCTAGATAAAGGCACTCCACAGAGAGAG AACTTCACCACCGTCAGAGTGAAAGTCACAGACATCAACGACAACAGACCTGAGTTCAGCTCAAACAGGTACGTCAGTAGTGTCCTGCTGAAGGACGCTGAGGATGGAAAGCTGCTGCTGACGCTCTCTGCCACCGACAAAGATGCCGGGAACAACTCTGTCATCACGTACAG CTTCATTGCAGGTGATTCTCCATATTTAGCCATAAACAGCGAGACTGGTAAAGTgacgttgacctctgaccttgctGACGTCACAGAGGACACCACATTGGATCTGACGGCGATGGCGAAGGACAACGGCCAACCTCCTCTGAACTCCACAG CTCGTGTGGTCGTTAATCTGAGGGTCCACAGCCTGACGGAGGGCGTGGCCTTCGCAAGCCCCTCCTACAACTTCAGCGTACCTGAGAACGAGGCGAAGGGTCTGACAGTAGGGAGGGTTGAAGCCTCAGCAGAAAGTGACCTTTACAGTGTCACCTACAAGCTGAGGACACACGTTGACCTGTTCTCCATCGATGCTGGCAGCGGGGTCATTGTGACCGGATCTGAGCTGGACCGGGAACAGCAGGAGTGGTTCATCCTGGATGTGGAGGCGGTGGATAACCGTGTCCCCCCGATGTCTGCCATCGCAGTG gTCAGAGTTCAGGTGGAGGATGTGAATGAGGCTCCTCACTTTCCCTCTGATCTTTACAAAGCCTCCATCTTCAGCATTGTGCCGTATAAAACTCCCATCATGCACCTCAAG GCGTCAGATCCTGACGTGGGTGATGAGGCTCATCTGGTCTACAGTCTGACGGCTGACAGTCCTTACGTGGATGTGGAGCCGCAGTCGGGTCTACTGTACGTGGTCTCGGCGGTGGGATTAGACGGACAGACGGTGGCCGTGGACGTCAGAGCCACGGACCCCCAAAAGCTGTACGCTACAGTCAAAGTGGAG GTGGAGGTTCTGGCGAGTGCGAGCAGCAGCGACATAGTTTCCATCACCCTCAACCAGCCGGCCAATGTCGTGGAGAAGAAGATCCCAGAGATGCAGAA GTCTTTGGGTCAAGTGTTGGGCTGGACGGTGAACATCGTCGACGTCTCCAGCGGAGGAGCCGCCGCATCCCGAGCACTGAGACAGGACGTCAAAACTTTAGTCACTTTCTTCGCTGTGGACGAAGATGAGGTGGTTTCATCAGAGGAAGTCGTAAA TAAACTGGACAGCCACTCAGCTGCTGTCACGGCGGAGCTGGTCAAAGTGTTTGGGGAGGGGCTTCAATATGACCTTCAGGAGGAGCCTCTAAGCCCCCCCTCCAACATGGGTGTGGTCATCGCTCTGGGCGTCATGTTGGGCCTGAGCATCGTGGGATTGATAGTGACCGTCACCCTAATCGTCAg GTTTAAGAGGAGTGAGAAACATGCAGACTCAGACAAGGAGAGTTTCCACATCAGCAAACACTCTGAAGGATACACGTGA